In Shewanella sp. GD04112, the sequence TTGCTTATCGAATCTGCCAATGCTAACTGAAAATCCCCTCACTGGCTAAACACAATTGTAAAGGATTTTAACTTTTAACCCCCTAGCAACAGTTGAGCTTACATTTGACTCAAGGTATGCTCATTTAAATCACTTGTTTAAAAAGGATGTTTGAATGTCGTTTCCCCATTTATTAGAACCCTTAGATCTGGGATTCACCCAGCTCAAAAATCGTGTGTTAATGGGCTCCATGCACACGGGTTTAGAAGAAGAAAAGGGCGGATTTGAGAAACTGGCAGCGTTTTATAAAGAGCGCGCGTTAGGCGGAGTCGGTTTAATTGTCACCGGCGGTATCTCACCAAACCTACGTGGTCGCTTGACTCCCCATGCGTGTCAGCTGAGTTTCCCCTGGCAAGTAGGTAAACACCGCATTGTGACTCAAGCGGTGCACGAGGCTGGCGGTAAAATTTGTATGCAAATCCTGCATGCGGGGCGTTATGGTTACCATCCTTTTTCGCAGGCGCCGAGTAAAATTAAGTCGCCTATCACTCCCTTTACACCTTCGTCCATGTCGAGCCGCCAGGTACGCGCCACCATTAAGGATTACGCAAGTTCTGCCGCTTTAGCGAAAAGAGCGGGGTACGATGGCGTTGAAGTGATGGGCTCTGAGGGGTATTTGATCAACCAATTTATCAGTTCGCGAACCAATACGCGCACCGATGAATGGGGCGGCAGTTTTGAAAAACGTGCGCAATTCCCGATTGAGATTGTGAATGCGATTCGCGCCAAAGTGGGCAAAGACTTTATCATTATCTTCCGCTTATCCATGCTCGACTTAGTCGATAACGGCTCTACTTGGGATGAAGTCGTGCAACTGGCTAAGTGGCTCGAGCATGCTGGTGTGTCGATTATTAATACTGGGATTGGCTGGCATGAGGCTCGTGTGCCAACCATTGCGACAAGCGTGCCCCGCGGCGCCTTTGCTTGGGTGACAGAAAAACTTAAAAAATCGGTTTCAGTGCCCTTGATTGCCACAAACCGTATCAATACGCCTGAGATTGGTGAGCAAATTATTGCCTCTGGTCAAGCGGATATGGTGTCTATGGCGAGGCCGTTCCTAGCCGATCCTGAATTTGTGAATAAAGCGGCGGCCAACACGCCAGAGCTTATCAATACCTGTATCGGCTGTAATCAGGCCTGCTTGGACCATACTTTCTCTCTGAAACGTGCCACTTGCTTGGTCAACCCCCGTGCCTGTTATGAGACCGAAATTAACTTCTTACCTACCCATAACAAGAAGCGTATCGCTGTGATGGGCGCAGGCCCCGCTGGGATGGCATTTTCGGTGTATGCGGCCATGCGCGGCCATGAAGTAGTGCTCTTCGAGGCGAAATCTGAGGTGGGTGGGCAGTTTAATCTGGCACGTAAAATCCCAGGAAAAGAAGAGTTTAACGAGACGATTCGTTATTTCCTTAATCAAATCAAACTGCATAAGATCGATTTGCGCTTAAATACCCGTTTAGATGCTAAGGTGCTGGAAACCGAAGCCTTTGATGAAATTGTTATCGCCTCGGGCGTAGTACCGCGTGAGTTAAGTTTACCAGGCTTTGATAGCCCCAAAGTGGTGGATTATCAACAGGTGCTGACGGGGCAAGCCACGATTGGCAACAAAGTGGCCCTGATTGGTGCCGGTGGCATTGGATTTGATATGGCGCATTACCTCTGCGAATCAGAGTCGAGCACCCTTAATCCTGAAAAATGGTTAAAGCAGTGGGGCATAGACAAGCAATATCAGCATGCGGGTGGTTTAGCTGAGCCTGAAGTCGATAATGCCGATCATAGACAAGTCTACTTGCTACAACGTAAAACCTCTAAAATGGGCCAAGGTTTAGGTAAAACCACCGGCTGGATCCACCGTTTAGTGTTAAAACAGCACGATGTGAAGATGAAAACTGGCGTCAACTATGACAAGTTTGACGATGCGGGTCTGCATATCCGCGTTGGCGAGCAAACCGAAGTGTTGGCCGTGGATAATGTGATCCTCTGTGCTGGACAAGAATCTAACCGCACCTTAGTCGATGAGATGAAAGCAACGGGTATTCCTGTGCATTTGATTGGCGGTGTCGATGTGGCCGCCGAGCTCGATGCAAAACGCGCCATTCGCCAAGGCGCCGAGCTTGCCATGCGACTGTAGTTGTTAAGCTATTTGATCAATAAAAAGCCTGAGTCAGACTCAGGCTTTTTTGTTGATTGATATGAAGATAAGGGCCAAGCAGAATGAGTGGGGCATCTGCTTAGTTGGGTAAATGTCCATAACTTACCACCCTCGTGACTTGCCATAAGCCATTACTGCGTTGCCAGACCATTAAAAATTTGGCTTTGCCGTCACAACTGCCAGTTTCTAGACTGCAAAATTTATGAATGCCTTCAGTTATCGCGCCAAAGTCTTTGATGGGGTAGGCTTGAAAGCTTTCCTCAACCAGTGAGCGGGTGTATTTACCGCAGGCATAGTTTTTGGTGTTGTTGATCATCGATTAGCGGTCCCAAGTGACACCACCATTGTCGTGGTAAAACTCGACTTTCTCTGCAAAGTAACTCTCGTGCAACTTGAGTTGTTGCTCATCGGCACAGTGATTAAATGAAGCAAATACCTTGTTATCCATGTCCTTCATCTCGGCAACGAGGTTATCTTCACTCGAAAATGCACTCATAGACACAAGCAGCAAGCTGATTGCGATTAACTTATCCATAGCTCTCCTTGGCATAAACGGGCCACCTAAACAAAGTAAAAGTAAGTGGAAAGCAATAACATAATGAACTTTTGGCAAGCTAACAAGGGCGAGTGGTAAAGCATTTTGGAAGTCGAAAAGATGTTATCTTTTACTTAATCAGCAGATGCTGTGCAGGAAATACCAATCTCTTGTAGACGACTCTATTAGCCTTCAACCACTTCTTGCTGTGGCACAGCTTTTAGATTGGCGGTTTTACGCGTCGATGGGAGTTGGGCTAGATTTTTACTGCGGGGATAGGTCACCACGGCAGCACCTTCGGGGGATAAATCGAGTTCTAAATCTTCGCTAGGAATACAGCAGCAGGGCAGACATTCGTCGGCTTTAAGCTCGGCTAAAGGCTCGGTTAAATAGCTGACGCTGCCACTAAGAATACGGGTCTTGCAAGCGCCGCAAAAACCACTGCGGCACTCAGAGAAAATGGTCACTTTTTTGGCTTCGAGTGCTTGCAACAACGAATTGTGCTGCTCGGTAAACAGCAGCACAGGTTGCCCTTGAAGGCGCACAATCGGCGCCTTTGCAAAGGGGTTGTTTAACAGCAGGTTCGATTTAGCCATGAGCAATCAAATCCCGTTAGAGATCGAAATCGAGGAATTCGTCACTGTCGACGGCCGAATCGATTTGACCGACAAGATAAGATGACACTTCGACTTCCTGTGGCGCCACTTGTACCGCGTCACTCTCTAACCAGTTCTTCATCCAAGGCAGTGGGTTAGACTGCTCGGCATAAGGCAGTGGCAGGTTAACGGACTTCATTCGTTGGTTGGTGATGTACTCAACGTATTGGCAGAGGATCTGCTCGTTGAGACCGATCATTGAGCCGTCTTTGAACAGGTATTTTGCCCATTCTTTTTCTTGCTCGGCGGCCTTGAGGAATAGGTTGTACGCTTCCTGTTGGCATTCTGCGGCAATCTCAGCCATTTCAGGATCGTCTTTGCCGCCCTGCATAATGGTTAAGATATGCTGGGTGCTGTTTAAGTGCAGCGCTTCATCACGGGCGATAAGACGAATAATTTTCGCGTTACCTTCCATGAGCTTACGCTCAGCAAATGCGAATGAGCAGGCAAAACTGACGTAGAAGCGAATCGCTTCGAGGGCGTTAACTGACATCATACACAGGTACAATGCTTTCTTCAGGGTACGAGTGTTGACTTCAATCGGCTCACCATCGACCACATGGGTGCCTTCGCCTAACAGGTGGTAAACCTGCGTCAGCTTGATCAAGTGATCGTAGTATTCGGCAATGTCAGTCGCGCGGCGCAGGATCTCTTGATTCACCACGATATCGTCAAAAATCACCGAAGGATCGTTCACGATATTGCGAATAATGTGCGTGTATGAGCGCGAGTGGATGGTCTCGGAGAAAGACCAAGTCTCAATCCAGGTCTCTAATTCTGGCAACGACACTAAGGGCAGAAACGCCACGTTAGGCGAGCGACCTTGGATAGAGTCGAGCAGCGTTTGGTATTTCAGATTCGAAATAAAAATATGCTTTTCATGATCTGGCAGTGAGTTGTAGTCGATTTTATCGCGGCTCACGTCAACTTCCTCTGGGCGCCAGAAGAAAGACAACTGCTTTTCAATCAGTTTTTCAAACACTTCATATTTTTGTTGGTCATAACGAGCGACGTTAACCGATTGTCCGAAGAACATAGGTTCACGGGTGGCATCGTTGGGTGTTTGGCAAAAAGTAGAGTAGGTCATGGTACGAGTATTCCAATAAGTCGGGATCCCAAAGGGATCCCGCAACCGTTAACATTGAAGATTAGATTTTGCAGGCGCCGCCAGCACAGCCGTCATCTTCTTTCTCTATGTTGGTAATGTCGTCGTGTTGATCCGATGCACCATCGCGAGTGTTATGGTAGTACAGCGTTTTTACACCTAACTTATAGGCATTGAGTAAGTCTTTCAGCAGAGTTTGCATCGGAACCTTACGGCCTTCGAAACGCGTTGGGTCATAGTTAGTGTTGGCCGAAATGGCTTGGTCAACGAATTTTTGCATGATACCCACGAGCTGTAAGTAACCTTCGTTGCTTGGCATTTGCCATAGCAGCTCGTAGTTGTATTTCAGCTCATCAAAATCAGGCACCACTTGCTTTAACTGGCCATCTTTACTCGCTTTGACACTGATCAAACCGCGTGGCGGTTCGATACCGTTAGTCGCGTTTGAGATCTGTGATGAAGTCTCAGACGGCATCAATGCAGACAGGGTCGAGTTACGTAAACCGTGCTGTTTGATGTCTTGGCGCAGTGTTTCCCAGTCTAAATGCAATGGCTCGCTGCAAATCTTATCTAAATCACGTTTGTAGGTATCGATAGGTAAAATACCTTGGGCGTAAGTGGTCTCATTAAATAATGGGCACGCACCTTTCTCTTTCGCCAGATTCATTGACGCCTTGAGCAGATAAAACTGAATAGCTTCAAAGGTCTTGTGAGTCAGGTTGTTCGCACTACCATCGGAGTACTTCATGCCATTCTTCGCTAAGTAGTTCGCAAAGTTGATAACACCAATACCTAAGGTACGACGGTTCATCGATGAAATTTCGGCCGCTTTGATTGGATAATCTTGGTAATCCAGTAGGTTATCCAGTGCACGTACCGCTAAATCGGCTAATGGCTCAAGCTCGGCTAAGTTTTTGATTGCACCTAAGTTTAACGCTGACAGTGTACACAGCGCGATTTCTCCGTTTGGATCGTCAATGTTGTTCAATGGCTTGGTCGGCAGCGCGATTTCAAGACAAAGGTTAGATTGTCTGATCGGAGCGACTTTCGAGTCGAACGGACTGTGGGTGTTACAGTGGTCGACGTTTTGGATGTAGATACGGCCCGTTGAAGCACGCTCTTGCATCATCAATGAAAACAGTTCGACCGCTTTCAATGTCTTCTTACGAATGCTGCTGTCTTGCTCATATTGCAGGTACAGACGTTCGAATTCGTCTTGATCTTCGAAGAAGGCATCGTAAAGACCTGGTACGTCCGATGGGCTGAACAGGCTGATATTTTCGCCTTTGATCAGACGTTGGTACATCAGCTTGTTGAGCTGTACGCCGTAGTCTAAGTGGCGAATACGGTTATCTTCAACACCGCGGTTGTTTTTCAGTACCAGCAGGGATTCTACTTCTAAGTGCCAAATGGGGTAGAAGAGGGTCGCAGCACCACCACGAACGCCGCCTTGCGAGCAAGACTTCACCGCCGTTTGGAAATACTTGTAGAAAGGTAAGCAACCGGTGTGGAAGGCTTCGCCGCCACGGATTGGGCTACCTAATGCACGGATACGACCGGCGTTGATACCGATACCTGCGCGTTGGCTCACATACTTCACGATAGAAGAGGCGGTCGCGTTGATTGAATCTAGGCTGTCGCCACATTCAATCAGTACGCATGAACTGAATTGACGTGTTGGCGTGCGTACACCTGCCATGATTGGCGTTGGCAGCGAAATCTTAAAGGTCGATACCGCGTCGTAAAAATCTTTAACGTACTGCAGGCGCGTTTCTTTT encodes:
- the nrdB gene encoding class Ia ribonucleoside-diphosphate reductase subunit beta, translating into MTYSTFCQTPNDATREPMFFGQSVNVARYDQQKYEVFEKLIEKQLSFFWRPEEVDVSRDKIDYNSLPDHEKHIFISNLKYQTLLDSIQGRSPNVAFLPLVSLPELETWIETWSFSETIHSRSYTHIIRNIVNDPSVIFDDIVVNQEILRRATDIAEYYDHLIKLTQVYHLLGEGTHVVDGEPIEVNTRTLKKALYLCMMSVNALEAIRFYVSFACSFAFAERKLMEGNAKIIRLIARDEALHLNSTQHILTIMQGGKDDPEMAEIAAECQQEAYNLFLKAAEQEKEWAKYLFKDGSMIGLNEQILCQYVEYITNQRMKSVNLPLPYAEQSNPLPWMKNWLESDAVQVAPQEVEVSSYLVGQIDSAVDSDEFLDFDL
- a CDS encoding NADPH-dependent 2,4-dienoyl-CoA reductase, translated to MSFPHLLEPLDLGFTQLKNRVLMGSMHTGLEEEKGGFEKLAAFYKERALGGVGLIVTGGISPNLRGRLTPHACQLSFPWQVGKHRIVTQAVHEAGGKICMQILHAGRYGYHPFSQAPSKIKSPITPFTPSSMSSRQVRATIKDYASSAALAKRAGYDGVEVMGSEGYLINQFISSRTNTRTDEWGGSFEKRAQFPIEIVNAIRAKVGKDFIIIFRLSMLDLVDNGSTWDEVVQLAKWLEHAGVSIINTGIGWHEARVPTIATSVPRGAFAWVTEKLKKSVSVPLIATNRINTPEIGEQIIASGQADMVSMARPFLADPEFVNKAAANTPELINTCIGCNQACLDHTFSLKRATCLVNPRACYETEINFLPTHNKKRIAVMGAGPAGMAFSVYAAMRGHEVVLFEAKSEVGGQFNLARKIPGKEEFNETIRYFLNQIKLHKIDLRLNTRLDAKVLETEAFDEIVIASGVVPRELSLPGFDSPKVVDYQQVLTGQATIGNKVALIGAGGIGFDMAHYLCESESSTLNPEKWLKQWGIDKQYQHAGGLAEPEVDNADHRQVYLLQRKTSKMGQGLGKTTGWIHRLVLKQHDVKMKTGVNYDKFDDAGLHIRVGEQTEVLAVDNVILCAGQESNRTLVDEMKATGIPVHLIGGVDVAAELDAKRAIRQGAELAMRL
- the yfaE gene encoding class I ribonucleotide reductase maintenance protein YfaE, with product MAKSNLLLNNPFAKAPIVRLQGQPVLLFTEQHNSLLQALEAKKVTIFSECRSGFCGACKTRILSGSVSYLTEPLAELKADECLPCCCIPSEDLELDLSPEGAAVVTYPRSKNLAQLPSTRKTANLKAVPQQEVVEG
- the nrdA gene encoding class 1a ribonucleoside-diphosphate reductase subunit alpha — protein: MNSNMTVTKRCGARETIDLDKIHRVITWAAKGLKNVSVSEVELRTHLQFFDGIPTEAIHETIIKSAADLISPESPDYQFLAARLAVFHLRKKAFGQFEPPKLYDHVTKLVELGKYDMHILQDYTREELDIMDSYIDHWRDMNFSYAAVKQLEGKYLVQNRVTHEIYESAQFLYILVAACLFARYPKETRLQYVKDFYDAVSTFKISLPTPIMAGVRTPTRQFSSCVLIECGDSLDSINATASSIVKYVSQRAGIGINAGRIRALGSPIRGGEAFHTGCLPFYKYFQTAVKSCSQGGVRGGAATLFYPIWHLEVESLLVLKNNRGVEDNRIRHLDYGVQLNKLMYQRLIKGENISLFSPSDVPGLYDAFFEDQDEFERLYLQYEQDSSIRKKTLKAVELFSLMMQERASTGRIYIQNVDHCNTHSPFDSKVAPIRQSNLCLEIALPTKPLNNIDDPNGEIALCTLSALNLGAIKNLAELEPLADLAVRALDNLLDYQDYPIKAAEISSMNRRTLGIGVINFANYLAKNGMKYSDGSANNLTHKTFEAIQFYLLKASMNLAKEKGACPLFNETTYAQGILPIDTYKRDLDKICSEPLHLDWETLRQDIKQHGLRNSTLSALMPSETSSQISNATNGIEPPRGLISVKASKDGQLKQVVPDFDELKYNYELLWQMPSNEGYLQLVGIMQKFVDQAISANTNYDPTRFEGRKVPMQTLLKDLLNAYKLGVKTLYYHNTRDGASDQHDDITNIEKEDDGCAGGACKI